The DNA window AACGTGGCGTCGTATGCGGTGACCATGCAGATCTTCTGGCCGATCTGCTTCAGGCGCTTCAGCGTATGGATGGTGACCTTGTCCTTCACGGTTCACCTCCTATGGGGTGAGAGTGGGTACGGCATGTGCCGACCCCGCTCCCCTCGCCGTCCTTGTGGGATCGCCGGGGGCCTCGAAGTCGACCCCCGCAGTGTAACGCCCCCGAAAGCGCCGTGGGGCGCCTTCGAGCGTACAACCCGCCGGGAGCCCGGAATCAGGCCCGCCTGGACGCCTTGGGCAGATAGTGCTGGGTGCCCGTCTTCGCCTTCTCGATGACCGCGAGCAGGTCTTCCCGGTCAAACTCGTTATTCACGAAGTCGATGTCCGAGGTGTCCACCACGAGCAGCGGCGTCTCGGTGTAGTGCGAGAAGAAGTTGTTGTAGGCGTGGACGAGGCCTTCCAGGTACGCGGAGTCGAACTTGCGCTCGAACTCACGGCCGCGCTTCTTGATTCGCTGCAACAGCACGTCGAGCCGGGCCTGGAGATAGACGACGAGGTCGGGCTTGGTGACGCGGGGCCCGAGCGCCTCGAAGACCCGCTCGTAGAGGGCGAGCTCGTGCGCGTCCAGGTTGAGGTGCGCGAAGATCCGGTCCTTGGCGAACAGGTAGTCGCTGACCGTGACGGAGCGGAAGAGGTCCTGTTGAAACAACTCCTGCTGCTGCCGGAAGCGCGACAGGAGGAAGAAAATCTGGGTCTGGAACCCGAACTTCTGCCGGTCCGTATAGAAGTTCGAGAGGAAGGGGTTCTCCTCCACGACCTCCAGGACGCGACGCGCGCTCAAGCGCTCCGAAAGGATGTTGGAGAGGCTCGTCTTGCCGACGCCAATGGGCCCCTCGACCACGATGTACCGGTAGTCCATCCGCCCAAGGCCTCCCGACCCGGAATGCACGGAAGCGGCCCGAGGAGACCTCATGAAACGAGGACGCGGGGCCACGCGTGGGGGCGCGGATAACACAACCTGGCCGCCGTCTTCCCACAATTTTCCAAGGCCGAGGCGACGACGCTGGCACCAGGGTTGGCTTGACGCTGTGGGTGGCATCCCCTACGGTCCGCCGATTCCATGGCGTGTGAGCGGGGTGCCCTTCGGTCATGAGTGGGAGGCAGCGGGCGAAGACGGTGGTGCATCTGGAGGAGGCCCGCCAGAGCACGCCGCCCAAGGCTTCGACTCCACCTCCCGTGGAGACGGACCCGCTCTATGGCGTGGTGCTGCTGAAGACCGCCCTGGAGCTCAAGCGGCGCAAGGACGGCACCGTGGAGGACATCCTCCGCGACGTCCTGGCCCGCATGCGCATCCCCGAGCATGAGTTCCGCGCCTTCCTCGAGCAGCAAGGCGGACTGGGCCAGCTGCTCGGCATGCGCGGCCCGTAGGCCCGTCGCAGCGGGCCCGGGGCTCAAACCCCTACTCTTCCGACTCCGACGAGGACAGGTCTGCGGGAGGCTTCACCGTGCCCGGAGCCACGGGGCCCAGCGCACGCTCCAGGGCGGCGAACTCCTCTGGCGCGAGTGTCTCGGCGCGGCGCTGCGGGTCGATGCCCGCCGTCTCCAGCGCGGCGACCCACGCGTCGTGCGAGGCCAGCGACTTGTCGGACTTGAGCGAGTTGAGCAGCGTCTTGCGGCGCTGGGCGAAGGCGGCCTTCACCACGCGGGTGAAGCGGGCCTCGTCGATGATGGGCGCCCGAGGTGCCGCGCGGCGCGTGAGCGACAGCACCGCGGAGTCCACCTTCGGAGGCGGATGGAAGCGCCAGGCCTCCAGCGTGAGCACGTTCTCCGCGTCGAAGTGCAGGCCCAGGAGCACGGTGAGCAGACCGTAGTCTCGTGAGCCGGGCTCCGCGGCGAGCCGCTCCACCACTTCCTTCTGGAGCGTGAAGACGGCACGAGAGACCTGCGCGCGCTGCTCCAGCACCTGGAACAAGATGGAGCTGGTGAGGTGATACGGCAGGTTGCCCGCGACGGCGACGTCGGGCGCGCCGGCCACCTCGGCGAAGTTCACCGTGGCGGCGTTGCCAGCCACCACGCGAACCCCGGGAATGGCCTCCTTCTCCAGCACCGTCACCATGTCCCGGTCACGCTCGACGGCCGTGACCTTCGCGCCGGTGGCGGCGAGGAAGCGCGTGAGGTGGCCCAGGCCCGGGCCCAGCTCGACGACGGGCTCACCTTCGCGCAGATGAAGCGCGTCGGCGATGGCGCTCAGGGCGTCCTCGTCTCCGAGGAAGTTCTGGCCCCAGCTGTACTTGGCGCGCAGGCCATGGCGCTTGAGAATGTCTCGCGGCGATTCCACCTGGGCGTCCCTCGTCACATGCGCCAGGCGGGGTCGGCCGCCAGACGGAAATCTCCGCGCAGACCGCGGCGCCACGCCTCATATCCCGCGACGGCGATCATCGCACCATTGTCCGTGCACAACCGCACCGGGGGCAGGAACATGCGCAGCCCTCGCTCCTGGGCGCGCTGCTGACACAGCGCCCGAAGCCGCGAGTTGGCGGCCACGCCTCCACACAACACGAGCTGCTTGTGGCCCAGCCTGCGCGCGGCGGCCACCAGCTTCTTCGACAGCACGTCCGCCACCGCCTCCTGGAAGGACGCGCACAAGTCCGAGAGCGCCTGTCCCTCGGGAACGCCGTGCTTCTGCACGTGGTGGAGCACCGCGGTCTTCAGGCCGGAGAAGGAGACATCGAAGTTGTCTCCCGGCAGCGCGCGCGGGAAGCGGATGGCCTCCGGGTTCCCTTTCTGCGCGAGCTGGTCGATGGGAAGGCCCCCGGGGTACGGCAGCCCGAGGATGCGCGCCGTCTTGTCGTACGCCTCCCCCGCGGCGTCGTCGCGCGTGCTACCCACCAGCCGGTAGTGGCCGAAGTCCTTCACCTCATAGAGGCTGGTGTGCCCCCCCGAGACGACAAGCCCGAGGAACGGCGGCTCCGGTGCATCCTCGAGCAGCCGGATGGCGAGCAGGTGGCCCTCCAGATGGTTGGCGCCGACGAAGGGCTTTCCCGTGGCGAGGCTCAACCCCTTGGCCACCTGGAGCCCCACCAGCAGCGCGCCAATCAGTCCCGGGCCCGAGGTGACGGCGATGAGGTCCACGTCGTCGAGCGTCTTCTCCGCCCGGGTGAGCGCCTCGTGCACCACCGGCATCACCTGGACGATGTGGTTGCGCGACGCCAGCTCCGGCACCACGCCCCCCCAGCGGCGGTGGATGTCCACCTGGGTGGAGACGACGTCCGACAACACCCGCCGGCCGTCTTCGACGACGGCGGCGGCGGTCTCATCACAAGAGGTTTCCAGGCCGAGGACGAGCAAGGCGACTCACTTCACTTCCAGCAGGCGGGGTTGCCAGCAGGTCCGCCGCCCGCTCAGTTGCCAAGCGTCTTGAGCATGGTGCGGACCTCGTTGGCGGACGCCCCC is part of the Myxococcus landrumus genome and encodes:
- a CDS encoding deoxynucleoside kinase, producing the protein MDYRYIVVEGPIGVGKTSLSNILSERLSARRVLEVVEENPFLSNFYTDRQKFGFQTQIFFLLSRFRQQQELFQQDLFRSVTVSDYLFAKDRIFAHLNLDAHELALYERVFEALGPRVTKPDLVVYLQARLDVLLQRIKKRGREFERKFDSAYLEGLVHAYNNFFSHYTETPLLVVDTSDIDFVNNEFDREDLLAVIEKAKTGTQHYLPKASRRA
- the rsmA gene encoding 16S rRNA (adenine(1518)-N(6)/adenine(1519)-N(6))-dimethyltransferase RsmA, whose amino-acid sequence is MESPRDILKRHGLRAKYSWGQNFLGDEDALSAIADALHLREGEPVVELGPGLGHLTRFLAATGAKVTAVERDRDMVTVLEKEAIPGVRVVAGNAATVNFAEVAGAPDVAVAGNLPYHLTSSILFQVLEQRAQVSRAVFTLQKEVVERLAAEPGSRDYGLLTVLLGLHFDAENVLTLEAWRFHPPPKVDSAVLSLTRRAAPRAPIIDEARFTRVVKAAFAQRRKTLLNSLKSDKSLASHDAWVAALETAGIDPQRRAETLAPEEFAALERALGPVAPGTVKPPADLSSSESEE
- the tsaD gene encoding tRNA (adenosine(37)-N6)-threonylcarbamoyltransferase complex transferase subunit TsaD — its product is MLVLGLETSCDETAAAVVEDGRRVLSDVVSTQVDIHRRWGGVVPELASRNHIVQVMPVVHEALTRAEKTLDDVDLIAVTSGPGLIGALLVGLQVAKGLSLATGKPFVGANHLEGHLLAIRLLEDAPEPPFLGLVVSGGHTSLYEVKDFGHYRLVGSTRDDAAGEAYDKTARILGLPYPGGLPIDQLAQKGNPEAIRFPRALPGDNFDVSFSGLKTAVLHHVQKHGVPEGQALSDLCASFQEAVADVLSKKLVAAARRLGHKQLVLCGGVAANSRLRALCQQRAQERGLRMFLPPVRLCTDNGAMIAVAGYEAWRRGLRGDFRLAADPAWRM